In Solanum pennellii chromosome 7, SPENNV200, the following are encoded in one genomic region:
- the LOC107024858 gene encoding uncharacterized protein LOC107024858 translates to MEYLTVKDPLVLWNNLKDRDDHLKLVVLPQARYDWIHLRLQDLTINECNSSMFKIISQLKLCGENITDHDMLEKTFSTFPVSSMLLQHQYREMGFKKYFELISHLLVAEQHNDLLMKNHESRPTGSMPFPEVNTANFHQSRREKGHGSNRGRSRGRNFNHGDRLALNNNLQHQ, encoded by the coding sequence ATGGAATATCTCACAGTTAAGGATCCTCTGGTGTTGtggaacaatttaaaagatagaGATGACCACCTGAAGTTGGTCGTCCTTCCACAGGCACGTTATGACTGGATCCACTTGAGACTTCAAGATTTAACTATCAATGAGTGTAACTCttccatgtttaaaattatctcacaattaaaattatgtggagaaaataTCACTGACCATGATATGCTGGAGAAAACGTTTTCCACTTTCCCTGTCTCGAGTATGCTTCTGCAGCATCAATACCGAGAAATgggatttaaaaaatattttgaattaatttcacATCTCCTTGTTGCTGAACAACATAACGACTTACTGATGAAAAACCATGAAAGTCGACCTACTGGTTCTATGCCATTTCCTGAAGTAAATACGGCAAATTTTCACCAATCTAGGCGTGAAAAAGGTCATGGCTCCAATCGTGGTCGTAGTCGAGGAAGAAATTTCAATCATGGTGATCGTCTTGCACTAAATAATAACCTTCAACACCAGtag